The Iamia majanohamensis genome window below encodes:
- a CDS encoding MFS transporter — MTETAATADPRPGSTFRSLRVRNFRLFFAGQLVSQTGTWLTMVAQTLLVLKLTRSGVAIGLLTACQFLPLLLMGAWAGSVADRVDKRRLLLWTQAAAMGQSLALAAVVFTGHATVPAIYALALVQGVLTALDNPARRAFVVEMVPQEMVANAVSLNSAVMTGSRVLGPAAAGALVVTVGFGWTFLIDGLSYLAVLYGLWAMRASELRAATPGARGPGKVREGLRYVRGERGLLVPLVMTAVIGTFAINFQVTIPLLVTGPLQGGDSTFTVLFSVLSLGSLVGALWTARRTEVTNRQLVVAAAAFGVAMLGLAAVPGLVAAFPVAVLLGVASIAFMTSSTSIVQLRAAPELRGRVLALQAMVFLGSTPIGGPIVGWVSDVLGPRAGIALGGLACLGAAAWAAHAFRRPDAGVELDTPEGRVAEGRAVTLAD, encoded by the coding sequence GTGACCGAGACCGCCGCCACCGCAGACCCCCGCCCGGGCAGCACCTTCCGCTCGCTGCGGGTGCGGAACTTCCGCCTCTTCTTCGCCGGCCAGCTGGTCTCCCAGACCGGCACCTGGCTCACGATGGTCGCCCAGACCCTCCTCGTGCTGAAGCTGACCCGCTCCGGCGTGGCCATCGGCCTCCTGACCGCGTGCCAGTTCCTCCCCCTGCTGCTCATGGGCGCGTGGGCGGGGAGCGTGGCCGACCGCGTCGACAAGCGGCGCCTGCTGCTCTGGACCCAGGCCGCGGCCATGGGCCAGTCCCTGGCCCTCGCCGCGGTGGTCTTCACCGGCCACGCCACCGTGCCGGCCATCTACGCCCTGGCCCTGGTCCAAGGCGTGCTCACCGCCCTCGACAACCCCGCCCGCCGGGCCTTCGTGGTCGAGATGGTGCCCCAGGAGATGGTGGCCAACGCCGTCAGCCTCAACAGCGCGGTCATGACCGGCTCCCGCGTCCTCGGGCCCGCCGCCGCCGGCGCCCTCGTCGTCACCGTCGGGTTCGGCTGGACCTTCCTCATCGACGGCCTGAGCTACCTCGCCGTGCTCTACGGGCTGTGGGCCATGCGGGCCTCGGAGCTGCGGGCCGCCACCCCCGGCGCCCGGGGCCCCGGCAAGGTGCGGGAGGGCCTGCGCTACGTGCGCGGCGAGCGCGGCCTCCTGGTGCCGCTGGTGATGACGGCGGTGATCGGCACCTTCGCCATCAACTTCCAGGTCACCATCCCGCTCCTGGTCACCGGACCCCTCCAGGGCGGTGACAGCACCTTCACCGTCCTGTTCTCGGTGCTCAGCCTGGGCTCGCTCGTCGGCGCCCTGTGGACCGCCCGGCGCACGGAGGTCACCAACCGCCAGCTGGTCGTCGCGGCCGCCGCCTTCGGCGTCGCCATGCTCGGGCTGGCGGCGGTGCCCGGGCTGGTCGCCGCCTTCCCGGTCGCGGTGCTGCTGGGCGTGGCGTCCATCGCCTTCATGACGTCGTCGACGTCCATCGTGCAGCTGCGGGCCGCACCGGAGCTGCGCGGCCGGGTCCTCGCCCTCCAGGCCATGGTCTTCCTCGGCAGCACCCCGATCGGCGGCCCGATCGTGGGCTGGGTGTCCGACGTCCTCGGCCCCCGGGCCGGCATCGCCCTCGGCGGCCTGGCCTGCCTGGGGGCCGCGGCCTGGGCCGCCCACGCCTTCCGCCGACCCGACGCAGGGGTCGAGCTGGACACGCCCGAGGGCCGGGTCGCCGAGGGTCGGGCCGTCACCCTGGCCGACTGA
- a CDS encoding MarR family winged helix-turn-helix transcriptional regulator, with protein sequence MTSHPTSVALAPADRAEATSRLRLAVGRLSRRMRQESSLGHSLTQIGILATLDRAGATTLGDLAAIERVSPPTITKAVGTLVGEGLVEKVADPDDRRVVRATLTEAGRRDLDAMRSKRDAWLATRLAALDDDDLARLVDLVPVLEALTAEEPHPDDPTDPPS encoded by the coding sequence ATGACCTCGCACCCCACCTCCGTCGCCCTCGCCCCCGCCGACCGGGCCGAGGCGACCAGCCGCCTGCGCCTCGCCGTGGGCCGCCTGTCGCGGCGGATGCGCCAGGAGTCCTCCCTCGGCCACAGCCTCACCCAGATCGGCATCCTCGCCACCCTCGACCGGGCCGGGGCCACCACCCTCGGCGACCTGGCCGCCATCGAGCGGGTCTCGCCCCCCACCATCACCAAGGCCGTCGGCACCCTGGTCGGCGAGGGCCTGGTCGAGAAGGTGGCCGACCCCGACGACCGCCGGGTGGTCCGGGCCACGCTCACCGAGGCCGGGCGACGCGACCTCGACGCCATGCGCAGCAAGCGCGACGCCTGGCTGGCCACCCGGCTGGCCGCCCTCGACGACGACGACCTGGCCCGGCTGGTGGACCTGGTGCCGGTGCTCGAGGCCCTCACCGCGGAGGAGCCCCACCCCGACGACCCGACAGACCCCCCCTCGTGA